One Hermetia illucens chromosome 4, iHerIll2.2.curated.20191125, whole genome shotgun sequence DNA segment encodes these proteins:
- the LOC119653941 gene encoding uncharacterized protein LOC119653941, whose translation MKFVFCAVVVVAVSYINFAESVNLKHIKSPPAKCVASENVVRDYGQVYYPPNLCRKIHCFPGGMVMEIRCITKVPEGCRAKFPECCSDKFICKDDGKKSHPNITLSANLNCRAGVHSFIYNYIRINYFMKQLTIII comes from the exons ATGAAGTTCGTTTTTTGTGCTGTTGTGGTGGTAGCTGTGAGCTATATTAATTTTGCGGAAAGTGTAAATTTGAAACATATCAAAA GTCCACCAGCAAAATGTGTTGCCAGCGAAAATGTTGTCCGTGACTATGGGCAAGTGTATTATCCCCCAAACCTTTGTCGAAAAATACACTGTTTTCCAGGCGGAATGGTTATGGAAATCAG GTGTATAACGAAAGTTCCAGAAGGTTGCCGGGCCAAGTTTCCCGAGTGCTGCTCCGATAAGTTCATTTGTAAAGATGACGGCAAGAAAAGTCATCCAAATATCACCCTTTCCGCAAATCTCAATTGCAGGGCAGGAGTACatagttttatttataattatattcgaataaattattttatgaaACAATTGACTATAATCATTTAA